A single window of Sporosarcina sp. Marseille-Q4943 DNA harbors:
- a CDS encoding LCP family protein produces MNRIDIRKKKKKKKFRFIISIAIVLLGLGACFWIYQYNQGLALSENGTLKEQNEDFGIFDGPEPQFGEINIMLLGSDARKDEEGRSDTLMIANYNQKTEKVKLISIMRDTYVDIPGYGMQRMNSAYSLGGPELVRQTIKENFNLDVHYYAMVDFKGFPKIADIIAPEGIEVDIPYTMSHGIYMTLHPGVQRLQGEQLLGYVRFRHDSQNDFGRVARQQEVLSKLKEEAVGVHSLMNLPKLLGAADAYIDTNLDKMTMLSIGKGILDNKSEKIDTLRIPVDNSYSPERVTIGEVLEIDFDKNIAELNKFLEGTTEIVDTNDSGTK; encoded by the coding sequence TTGAATAGAATAGATATCCGAAAGAAGAAGAAGAAAAAGAAATTCAGATTTATAATTAGTATTGCCATAGTCTTGCTTGGATTAGGAGCTTGTTTCTGGATATATCAATATAATCAAGGATTAGCATTGTCTGAAAACGGTACACTTAAGGAGCAAAACGAGGATTTTGGTATTTTCGACGGACCGGAACCGCAATTTGGGGAAATTAACATTATGTTGCTTGGCTCCGATGCACGTAAAGATGAAGAAGGCCGTTCGGATACATTGATGATTGCTAATTACAATCAAAAAACCGAAAAGGTGAAACTCATATCGATTATGCGTGATACGTATGTTGATATTCCTGGATACGGCATGCAAAGAATGAATTCTGCATACTCACTCGGCGGACCTGAACTAGTACGCCAGACGATTAAGGAAAATTTCAACTTGGATGTGCATTATTATGCGATGGTAGATTTCAAAGGCTTCCCTAAAATTGCAGATATTATCGCACCAGAGGGCATCGAAGTCGACATCCCCTATACGATGTCACATGGAATATACATGACGTTACATCCCGGAGTGCAAAGGCTGCAAGGTGAACAACTATTAGGTTATGTCCGTTTCCGGCACGATAGCCAAAACGACTTTGGCCGTGTAGCACGACAGCAGGAAGTGCTTTCAAAACTGAAGGAAGAGGCAGTGGGCGTTCATAGCCTTATGAATCTACCGAAGCTATTAGGTGCTGCAGACGCCTATATCGACACGAACCTGGACAAGATGACGATGCTTTCCATCGGCAAAGGAATTTTGGACAATAAATCCGAAAAAATTGATACACTTCGAATCCCAGTTGACAACTCTTACAGCCCTGAAAGGGTTACTATTGGTGAAGTCCTTGAAATTGACTTTGATAAGAATATAGCGGAATTGAATAAATTCTTGGAAGGTACAACCGAAATAGT
- a CDS encoding protein kinase family protein has product MNTYEELSRTVQIDHNNRLLKYDESSLIHVGTGRSAFVFKIKSTMKAMKVFFPACSHIAKEEAGIYGELQDIVYYPSVYASGVNFIVIDFIEGLTLFDCIVQGKVIERTHIAEIDHALSLATARGLNPSDIHLRNILITIDNDVKIIDVARFRQKKDCQQWDNLKRAYRQFYCKRFFPKEIPAVFLNTIAWLYKKDWIPLYRART; this is encoded by the coding sequence TTGAATACTTATGAAGAACTTTCTAGAACAGTACAAATAGATCATAACAATCGTTTATTAAAATATGATGAATCATCGTTAATTCACGTCGGAACAGGAAGGAGCGCATTTGTGTTTAAGATAAAGTCGACGATGAAAGCGATGAAAGTGTTTTTTCCTGCTTGTTCCCATATTGCAAAAGAAGAAGCTGGAATTTATGGAGAACTTCAGGATATTGTTTACTATCCTTCCGTCTATGCATCAGGTGTAAATTTTATCGTCATTGATTTCATTGAAGGTCTTACACTTTTTGACTGTATAGTCCAAGGGAAAGTCATAGAGCGTACACATATTGCAGAAATCGATCACGCACTTTCTTTGGCAACTGCAAGAGGGCTGAATCCTTCTGATATTCACTTGCGTAATATTTTAATCACCATTGATAATGATGTAAAGATTATTGATGTTGCGCGTTTTAGACAGAAGAAGGACTGTCAACAATGGGATAACTTGAAAAGGGCGTACAGACAGTTTTATTGCAAGCGATTTTTCCCTAAGGAAATTCCCGCCGTTTTCTTAAATACTATTGCATGGTTATATAAAAAAGACTGGATACCCTTGTATAGAGCTAGAACATAA
- a CDS encoding EcsC family protein — protein sequence MTDSKEWLLNELEKVEEWEKEQSNLWFWEKLGRLPFKLMDKWTPDIIQKKIGILLDELGQYIQTGGSYLSTVSNIPNYYPHLDVQTLEHVKELEISTMDFAAEKIANNRKRLAAVQGASTGIGGLFTMTIDIPLLLSLQLKTLQDIAICYGYDPTEKEERLFVVKCLQFVSSDIVGKQAILAQISHFDDPDEASKREVMSELQGWREVVFSYRDQLGLKKLFQMIPIAGFVFGAFINRSAVNDIAVAGKMLYKKRRILERIG from the coding sequence ATGACTGATTCAAAAGAATGGTTATTGAATGAGCTGGAGAAAGTTGAGGAATGGGAGAAAGAACAAAGTAATTTATGGTTTTGGGAAAAATTAGGGCGGCTGCCGTTTAAACTGATGGATAAATGGACGCCTGACATCATTCAAAAAAAGATCGGCATCCTCTTGGACGAGCTTGGCCAATATATCCAAACTGGCGGGAGCTATTTAAGCACAGTTTCTAACATCCCCAATTATTATCCTCATTTAGATGTGCAAACGTTGGAACACGTAAAGGAACTTGAAATTTCAACGATGGATTTTGCTGCAGAAAAAATAGCGAACAATAGAAAGAGATTGGCAGCGGTCCAAGGGGCGAGTACCGGAATAGGCGGGCTGTTCACAATGACGATAGATATTCCATTGTTGCTCAGTTTGCAATTAAAAACATTGCAAGACATTGCTATTTGTTATGGCTACGATCCGACCGAGAAAGAAGAACGATTATTTGTAGTGAAATGCCTCCAATTCGTTTCTTCCGATATTGTAGGCAAACAAGCCATTCTTGCTCAAATATCTCATTTTGATGATCCTGATGAAGCTTCAAAAAGGGAAGTCATGTCTGAATTGCAAGGCTGGCGTGAAGTCGTATTCTCCTATCGAGATCAGCTCGGCTTGAAGAAGTTATTTCAAATGATTCCGATAGCGGGTTTTGTTTTTGGTGCTTTCATCAACCGATCGGCTGTAAACGACATAGCTGTGGCTGGCAAAATGCTTTATAAAAAAAGAAGGATACTGGAAAGGATTGGGTAA
- a CDS encoding VanW family protein, with product MLQENKIVNLTLAANKIDGIIIQPGEVFSFWGLVGRATRKKGYIEGMQLSRGEVKTGIGGGICQLANLLYWMVLHTPLTVIERHHHSFDPFPDEGRVLPFGSGASVFYNYVDFRFKNTTEYAFQIRVWVTDRHLKGVILSNKEIATSYHLEERAHQFYKRDGKTFRQNEIWRWMVDKRTGEYVHEELLIKNNSEVKYEVVDRQLVSVNK from the coding sequence GTGCTACAGGAAAATAAAATCGTGAATCTCACTCTAGCAGCAAACAAGATCGACGGAATCATCATTCAACCGGGGGAAGTGTTTTCATTTTGGGGATTGGTTGGTAGGGCTACAAGGAAAAAAGGGTATATTGAAGGAATGCAGCTCTCTAGAGGAGAAGTTAAAACGGGCATAGGTGGAGGCATTTGCCAACTTGCAAATCTTCTATATTGGATGGTGTTACACACGCCGTTAACGGTCATTGAAAGGCATCATCACAGCTTCGATCCTTTTCCGGATGAAGGGAGAGTTCTTCCTTTCGGCAGCGGGGCGAGCGTTTTTTACAATTATGTAGACTTCCGTTTCAAAAACACGACCGAATATGCATTTCAGATCCGTGTATGGGTGACAGACCGTCATTTGAAAGGTGTTATATTATCAAACAAGGAAATTGCAACTAGTTATCATTTAGAAGAAAGGGCACACCAATTTTATAAGAGAGATGGAAAGACGTTTAGACAAAATGAAATTTGGAGGTGGATGGTTGATAAACGGACAGGAGAATATGTACACGAAGAACTATTAATTAAAAATAATTCGGAAGTGAAATATGAAGTGGTTGATAGACAACTAGTGAGTGTAAATAAGTAA
- a CDS encoding DUF2653 family protein produces the protein MAELTMSEQDIVNAICVDYSQKHSILPEEVEVELVYDDDEGFSAEVSHRGQKQVLGSFDMIQAIRYWIGETLNEDPYAAGIKLLLDREEGIIATIQ, from the coding sequence ATGGCGGAATTAACGATGTCCGAGCAAGATATAGTAAATGCGATATGCGTTGATTATTCCCAAAAACATAGCATTCTCCCGGAAGAAGTCGAAGTAGAGCTTGTCTACGACGACGACGAAGGCTTTTCTGCTGAGGTTTCCCATCGTGGGCAAAAACAAGTCCTGGGATCATTTGACATGATTCAAGCCATTCGGTATTGGATCGGAGAAACTTTGAACGAAGACCCTTATGCTGCAGGAATCAAATTGTTATTAGATCGAGAAGAAGGTATAATTGCAACAATCCAATGA
- a CDS encoding DUF1540 domain-containing protein produces MTQKILCEVNNCTYWGDGNKCHADVIYVVSQTGDQAADSEDTDCKTFKPEE; encoded by the coding sequence ATGACTCAGAAAATTTTATGTGAAGTGAACAACTGCACGTATTGGGGAGACGGCAATAAGTGTCACGCCGACGTCATTTACGTGGTAAGCCAAACAGGCGATCAGGCAGCCGATAGTGAAGACACGGATTGCAAAACGTTTAAACCAGAGGAGTAA
- a CDS encoding alkaline phosphatase family protein, with the protein MKRLTNHLIVISFDCLSSLDMPMLESLPNFQKLLHGAAICRQVETIYPSVTYSCHTSIITGNYPNRHGITTNTLLQPGKASPDWYWQRRHIKGTTLFDEAKKAGMKTAALLWPVTARAKIDYHIPEIFANRPWHSQVAVSLVNGSLLYTIEMNKRFGHLRKGIQQPWLDDFVTATAVHTIKSKKPDLVLIHLVDLDSQRHTHGFASNEADDALRRQDKRLGDILKALEDSGIAEKSTVVAIGDHSSLDVSRVIKINVLLRESGLIQVNENGQVKSWKAYCKSNDGSAYIYLKHVNDRQSKEKIRALLHSLVRNPDNGIELVLSGKEAGESGADTEAAFMLEARVGFYFTEELDGEAIVEIADEEISAGKYSKAVHGYSPLKPDYKTVFIAKGNGIIPDVDIPTMSLVDEGPTFARLLGLDLSETDGRIIKEIIEG; encoded by the coding sequence ATGAAGCGTTTGACTAATCATCTAATTGTAATTTCTTTCGACTGTTTATCCTCATTGGATATGCCTATGCTTGAATCGTTGCCGAACTTCCAAAAGCTTTTACATGGTGCCGCCATTTGCAGGCAAGTGGAAACGATTTATCCTTCCGTCACTTACTCATGCCATACATCGATAATAACTGGGAATTACCCGAATCGACATGGAATTACGACGAACACATTGCTACAACCAGGGAAAGCATCACCGGATTGGTATTGGCAAAGACGTCATATTAAAGGAACGACATTATTTGATGAAGCGAAGAAAGCGGGAATGAAAACGGCGGCTTTGTTATGGCCGGTCACTGCTAGGGCAAAGATTGATTATCACATACCTGAAATCTTCGCTAACCGTCCTTGGCATTCCCAAGTTGCAGTCTCACTTGTCAACGGCAGTTTACTTTATACGATAGAAATGAATAAGCGGTTTGGACATCTGCGGAAGGGAATTCAGCAACCTTGGTTAGATGATTTTGTGACGGCCACCGCTGTACATACGATCAAGTCGAAAAAACCAGATTTGGTGCTAATCCATTTAGTTGACCTTGATTCGCAAAGGCATACTCATGGATTTGCTTCTAATGAGGCAGATGATGCTTTACGCAGACAAGATAAAAGATTGGGCGACATCCTAAAGGCATTGGAGGATAGCGGAATCGCAGAGAAATCAACCGTCGTTGCTATTGGTGATCATAGCTCCCTCGATGTATCGAGGGTGATTAAGATAAATGTTTTATTAAGAGAGAGCGGGCTCATTCAAGTGAATGAAAATGGGCAGGTCAAAAGTTGGAAAGCTTATTGCAAAAGCAACGATGGATCGGCCTACATATATTTGAAACATGTAAATGACAGGCAATCAAAAGAAAAAATCCGAGCACTTTTGCATTCACTGGTAAGAAATCCGGATAATGGCATAGAACTTGTGTTATCGGGAAAGGAAGCAGGTGAGTCGGGAGCGGATACCGAAGCTGCTTTTATGTTAGAAGCACGCGTAGGTTTTTATTTTACAGAAGAGCTTGATGGGGAAGCGATTGTCGAGATTGCAGATGAAGAGATCTCCGCTGGTAAATATTCAAAAGCGGTGCACGGGTATTCGCCGCTAAAACCTGATTATAAGACTGTTTTTATTGCGAAAGGAAATGGGATAATTCCTGATGTGGATATTCCGACTATGAGTTTGGTCGATGAAGGCCCGACATTTGCAAGGCTTTTAGGACTCGATTTAAGCGAAACAGATGGAAGGATCATTAAGGAAATTATAGAAGGATGA
- a CDS encoding S1C family serine protease — MLDEEKVEHKDNPEHRHFEDISEEEMHELVLQAQREALLKQQEETEPKKKIPKWFIWLLSLTLFVSTFAGLFQVFSIPALDFLMTSASMSKQKNIAEYKKSVVVVVTEDGKGTGFSVSNDGVILTNYHVVEENQSISVVFPEDGRFEAAVKKTFPSIDMAVLEIKGDSFPSLAIDHAAKIETDDPIIFIGNPLSFKGIANEGSILAPIKLSGWTDDVIMIKAPVYRGNSGSPVLNEDGKVIGIIFATMDHEEYGKVGLFIPTSLLNKYQASETKTRK; from the coding sequence GTGTTAGATGAAGAGAAAGTAGAACATAAAGATAATCCGGAACACAGGCACTTCGAGGATATAAGCGAGGAAGAAATGCATGAACTGGTGCTGCAAGCGCAACGGGAAGCGTTATTGAAACAGCAGGAAGAAACGGAACCAAAGAAAAAAATACCGAAATGGTTCATCTGGCTGTTGTCTTTGACGTTATTCGTCAGTACATTTGCCGGCCTCTTTCAAGTATTCTCGATACCCGCACTCGATTTTCTTATGACTTCAGCTTCAATGTCGAAGCAAAAAAATATCGCTGAATATAAAAAATCTGTCGTCGTTGTCGTAACGGAAGATGGAAAAGGAACAGGCTTCTCGGTTTCCAATGATGGAGTCATCCTCACCAACTACCATGTCGTAGAGGAAAACCAATCCATTTCAGTTGTATTCCCGGAAGATGGCCGATTTGAGGCCGCCGTCAAAAAAACATTTCCTTCTATTGATATGGCCGTTCTCGAGATCAAAGGAGACAGTTTTCCTTCTCTTGCAATCGATCATGCCGCAAAAATAGAAACGGATGATCCAATTATATTTATCGGAAATCCACTTAGCTTCAAAGGGATTGCTAATGAAGGTTCCATATTGGCACCAATCAAGCTTTCCGGTTGGACTGATGATGTAATCATGATTAAAGCACCTGTATACCGAGGAAATAGCGGTAGCCCTGTACTTAACGAAGATGGCAAAGTCATCGGAATTATTTTCGCTACAATGGATCATGAGGAATACGGAAAAGTCGGTTTGTTCATCCCGACATCCTTGCTGAACAAATATCAAGCTTCCGAAACTAAAACCCGGAAATGA
- a CDS encoding YunC family protein produces the protein MVTLTPILIGGYTFTAVTVQLPKTTLLTVSNDKGYIMCGALDVGLLNNVLADRKIVAGRAVGVKTIEQLLKAPLESVTLEAETLGIRAGMRGEEALLKML, from the coding sequence TTGGTAACTTTGACACCTATACTCATTGGAGGATATACATTTACCGCGGTAACTGTTCAATTGCCAAAAACGACCTTATTGACAGTGTCCAATGATAAAGGATATATTATGTGCGGAGCTTTGGATGTCGGACTGTTGAACAATGTCTTGGCAGATCGGAAAATAGTGGCTGGCAGGGCGGTCGGCGTAAAGACGATTGAACAGTTGTTGAAAGCGCCATTAGAATCCGTTACGCTGGAAGCTGAGACGCTTGGAATCCGTGCTGGAATGCGTGGAGAAGAAGCGTTGTTGAAAATGCTTTAA
- the cax gene encoding calcium/proton exchanger: MNRIFTLLVFIGVPLIIIGSMMDWPDIPIFIISCVSIIALAGFIGRATESLAIVSGPRVGGLLNATFGNAVELIISFFTLKAGLIGIVLASLTGSVLGNLLLVLGVSFFAGGIKYKTQNFSIHDARYNSGLLIFAVIVAFVIPEIFSQTLDQADTVTLSIGISIILITLYLAGLFFKLVTHRGVFSSAETDKKEEEVPEWTKKKSIVILLLSTIAVAFVSEQLVHTFETLGDKFGWSELFIGVIIVAIVGNAAEHFSAITMAMKNRMDVAVEIAVGSTLQVAMFVAPVLVLLSLMMPESMPLVFTIPELVAMITATFLVINLSNDGESNWFEGLTLLAAYIIIGIGFYLL, from the coding sequence GTGAATCGTATATTTACATTGCTTGTATTCATTGGCGTTCCGTTGATCATCATTGGTTCGATGATGGATTGGCCGGATATTCCGATTTTCATCATAAGTTGTGTCAGCATAATTGCGCTCGCGGGTTTCATTGGTAGAGCAACTGAAAGCCTGGCGATTGTAAGCGGTCCGAGGGTCGGCGGCTTATTAAATGCCACTTTCGGAAATGCTGTCGAGTTGATCATTTCGTTTTTCACTTTGAAAGCCGGGTTAATTGGGATAGTTCTCGCTTCCTTAACTGGATCAGTTCTAGGGAATTTGTTGCTTGTTTTGGGCGTCTCGTTCTTTGCTGGCGGAATAAAATACAAAACACAAAATTTTAGTATCCATGATGCGAGATATAATTCAGGTTTATTGATATTTGCAGTTATTGTCGCATTTGTCATCCCGGAAATTTTTTCGCAGACGTTGGATCAGGCTGATACTGTCACGTTAAGTATAGGCATTTCCATCATATTGATCACTTTGTATCTTGCTGGCTTGTTTTTCAAGCTTGTCACGCACCGGGGTGTTTTCTCATCTGCTGAAACAGACAAGAAAGAGGAAGAAGTGCCCGAATGGACAAAAAAGAAGTCAATCGTCATATTGCTACTATCGACGATTGCAGTTGCTTTCGTCTCTGAGCAGCTTGTACATACATTTGAGACGCTCGGTGATAAGTTCGGTTGGTCAGAGTTATTTATCGGTGTCATCATTGTGGCTATTGTCGGAAATGCTGCCGAGCATTTTTCCGCTATTACGATGGCTATGAAGAACAGGATGGATGTAGCCGTGGAAATCGCGGTCGGCTCAACATTGCAAGTAGCGATGTTCGTAGCTCCTGTACTTGTTTTGTTATCGCTAATGATGCCTGAATCAATGCCGCTCGTCTTTACAATACCGGAGCTTGTAGCGATGATTACTGCAACATTCCTCGTCATCAACCTCTCGAACGACGGCGAGTCGAATTGGTTTGAAGGTCTAACGTTGTTAGCTGCTTATATTATTATCGGAATTGGGTTTTATCTATTATAA
- a CDS encoding DUF948 domain-containing protein, with protein sequence MLVPIGVFMMAIAFAIFAVALSKLLLRASSNIEVVRTAAVQMESKLDGTIQALEGTLDETNRTIADMEEKTTSLDSVFLSAEELGKGANALSEELESLTQGYASNGDAPGAKPFVRIIQTTEFVKGLFNSWKRGKALSDN encoded by the coding sequence ATGTTAGTTCCAATCGGAGTATTCATGATGGCGATTGCTTTCGCCATTTTTGCGGTTGCACTATCTAAATTGCTCCTTCGTGCTTCATCTAATATTGAAGTAGTACGAACGGCAGCAGTGCAAATGGAGTCTAAATTGGACGGAACCATTCAAGCGCTTGAAGGAACGTTGGATGAGACCAACAGGACAATAGCCGACATGGAGGAAAAAACCACTTCGCTTGATAGTGTGTTTTTATCCGCAGAGGAATTAGGAAAGGGAGCGAATGCTTTAAGTGAAGAATTGGAGTCTTTGACGCAAGGTTATGCTAGTAATGGAGATGCACCAGGGGCAAAACCGTTTGTACGTATTATTCAAACTACTGAGTTTGTAAAGGGTTTGTTCAATTCATGGAAGCGCGGAAAAGCGCTATCCGACAATTAG
- a CDS encoding DUF948 domain-containing protein, with the protein MSLSGIGVLLIGIGFLILSIFLARVLNNIAAILNGVGRTVEQLPDQLDDVLNETGQIIQNSNDTLADVNEKLGTLTPLFHIVGDVGESTRKLASSVNDIAGTIKRKTESVDEETRNKRLGGLYGSAALALYAVNNGMDKKRGSLKRPSKLYVSGEQRAFDIDRMKEEAREAAMESNYISNEK; encoded by the coding sequence ATGAGTTTGTCTGGAATTGGTGTCTTATTAATAGGGATAGGATTTTTAATTCTTTCTATCTTTCTTGCCCGAGTGCTTAATAATATTGCAGCAATCTTAAATGGTGTAGGCCGAACCGTAGAGCAATTGCCAGACCAATTAGATGACGTATTGAATGAAACTGGACAGATCATTCAAAATTCCAATGATACGTTAGCCGACGTAAATGAAAAGTTAGGCACACTTACACCACTCTTCCATATCGTCGGAGATGTCGGAGAATCGACGAGAAAACTTGCTTCATCTGTCAATGATATTGCAGGTACGATCAAAAGAAAGACGGAGTCGGTTGATGAAGAGACACGTAATAAGCGCCTTGGCGGGCTTTATGGATCAGCAGCGCTTGCATTATATGCAGTGAATAATGGCATGGATAAGAAGAGGGGATCTTTAAAGCGACCTTCTAAATTATATGTATCTGGTGAACAACGGGCTTTTGACATTGATCGGATGAAAGAGGAAGCGAGAGAGGCTGCCATGGAAAGCAATTACATTAGCAACGAAAAGTAA
- a CDS encoding DUF948 domain-containing protein: MDWLGIGVLIIGIALAFLTLLLIKPLRKLTDTLDGVRQTTDRLPQLVDDLSKQTTEVMQLSNETIANVNNQVKEVSPLFHIIGDTGEATRKLTLAALKKTNEIKTNTSHASDFTKRENYEGIYGILSFIFFLSQRSGTRK, translated from the coding sequence ATGGATTGGCTCGGGATTGGAGTTCTCATCATCGGTATTGCACTTGCTTTTCTCACATTATTATTAATAAAACCATTACGTAAATTGACCGATACATTAGATGGGGTTAGACAGACAACAGATCGCCTGCCGCAATTGGTTGATGATTTGTCGAAACAAACTACAGAAGTGATGCAATTGAGCAATGAAACGATTGCCAATGTCAATAATCAAGTGAAAGAGGTCAGTCCACTTTTTCATATTATCGGGGATACTGGCGAGGCGACAAGAAAACTGACACTTGCCGCACTGAAAAAAACAAATGAGATAAAGACGAATACAAGCCATGCTTCCGATTTCACGAAACGCGAAAATTATGAAGGCATCTACGGCATCCTTTCATTCATCTTCTTTCTTTCCCAACGTTCTGGCACTCGAAAATAA
- a CDS encoding DUF948 domain-containing protein encodes MEILLYISAIIAAVSLLLIAIFVIVALRNAKKTMTEVSDTIARMENKLGGITTKSNELMERTNRIAADVESKIQRLESISQSAQHIGQSTENLNRSFQSISHQIATPEPKQRELMEKLTILTEMASRMYFKFKSVKRKQDHFVQQELRQLPSPQKVK; translated from the coding sequence ATGGAGATTCTCCTCTATATAAGTGCAATCATCGCGGCTGTATCTTTATTATTAATCGCCATTTTTGTCATTGTCGCATTACGGAATGCAAAAAAGACGATGACAGAAGTATCAGATACGATTGCAAGAATGGAAAATAAGTTAGGCGGCATCACAACAAAATCAAATGAGTTGATGGAAAGGACCAATCGCATAGCCGCAGATGTAGAAAGCAAGATCCAACGATTGGAAAGCATTTCGCAATCCGCTCAGCATATTGGACAATCAACGGAAAATCTCAATCGTTCGTTCCAGTCGATTTCTCATCAAATTGCCACTCCAGAACCGAAACAGCGTGAACTAATGGAGAAATTGACAATCTTGACTGAAATGGCTTCCCGGATGTACTTCAAATTCAAATCAGTAAAGCGAAAGCAAGACCATTTCGTTCAGCAAGAGCTGAGACAACTCCCTTCTCCACAGAAGGTTAAATAA
- a CDS encoding DUF3899 domain-containing protein, with the protein MKKIALNIIVNQLLILLFVLIFYKKLTILDYINVSFYIGASYLFIGILVLILQSGFFDFFSTSMKKVLYRKHIQSEITTMRPPSEVVTMKASFFFRSGMPIILFMLVALFFYSA; encoded by the coding sequence ATGAAGAAAATTGCGTTGAACATTATTGTAAACCAATTATTAATTTTGCTATTTGTTTTAATCTTCTATAAGAAACTTACAATTCTTGATTATATTAACGTTTCTTTCTATATAGGAGCATCCTATCTCTTCATTGGAATCCTCGTATTAATTTTACAGTCTGGTTTTTTCGATTTCTTTTCTACTAGTATGAAAAAGGTACTTTACCGGAAACATATTCAAAGTGAAATAACAACGATGCGGCCACCTTCTGAAGTCGTAACGATGAAAGCATCTTTTTTCTTCCGTTCCGGCATGCCGATCATCTTATTCATGCTCGTTGCTTTATTCTTCTATTCAGCTTGA